In Ochotona princeps isolate mOchPri1 chromosome 33, mOchPri1.hap1, whole genome shotgun sequence, one DNA window encodes the following:
- the MLLT1 gene encoding protein ENL isoform X2 yields the protein MVFVRGPEQCEIQHFVEKVIFRLHDSFPKPKRVCKEPPYKVEESGYAGFIMPIEVHFRNKEEPRKVCFTYDLFLNPEGNPPVNHLRCEKLTFNNPTTEFRYKLLMAGGVMVIPEGAESVSRPSPDYPMLPTIPLSAFSDPKKTKPSHGCKDANKESSSKPPKPHKVTKEHRERVRKDSESKGSSKELEREQAKGAKDAARKLAEGRLPKEEKAPPPKAAFKEPKLESLSPKGGAPPPAPPKASSKRPAAADSPKPSAKKPKKSSSKGARSAPGTSPRTSSSSFPDKKPAKDRSSSKGDRGKTEGESREARKALEVGESNSEDEASYKSESAASSPSNSSSSSDSSSDSDFEPSQNHSQGPLRSMVEDLQSEESDEDDSSSGEEATVKTNPGRDSRLSFSDSESDNSADSCLPGREPPPPQKPPPANSKAPGRRSPEPCSKPEKILKKGGYDKAYTDELVELHRRLMALRERNVLQQIVNLIEETGHFNVTNTTFDFDLFSLDESTVRKLQSYLEAVAT from the exons TGTGCAAGGAGCCCCCGTACAAGGTGGAGGAGTCGGGCTATGCCGGCTTCATCATGCCCATCGAGGTGCACTTCAGGAACAAG GAGGAGCCCCGGAAGGTCTGCTTCACCTACGACCTGTTCCTGAACCCGGAGGGCAACCCACCCGTGAACCACCTGCGCTGCGAGAAGCTCACCTTCAACAACCCCACCACCGAGTTCCGCTACAAGCTGCTCATGGCCGGAGGG GTGATGGTAATTCCCGAAGGAGCAGAGTCGGTGTCCAGGCCCAGCCCCGACTACCCCATGTTACCCACAATTCCACTCTCTGCCTTCTCTGACCCCAAGAAGACCAAACCATCCCACGGCTGCAAG GACGCCAACAAGGAGAGCAGCAGCAAGCCCCCCAAGCCGCACAAGGTGACCAAGGAGCACCGAGAGCGTGTGCGCAAGGACTCGGAGAGCAAGGGCTCCTCCAAGGAGCTGGAGCGCGAGCAGGCCAAGGGCGCCAAGGATGCGGCGCGCAAGCTGGCCGAGGGCCGGCTGCCCAAGGAGGAGAAGGCACCGCCGCCCAAGGCCGCCTTCAAGGAGCCCAAGCTGGAGAGCCTGTCTCCCAAGGGGGGAGCCCCGCCGCCGGCACCGCCCAAGGCCTCCAGCAAACGGCCGGCCGCCGCCGACTCGCCCAAGCCCAGCGCCAAGAAGCCCAAGAAGAGCAGCTCCAAGGGGGCCCGCAGCGCCCCGGGCACCTCGCCCCGCACCTCATCTTCCTCCTTCCCGGACAAGAAGCCGGCCaaagacagaagcagcagcaaggggGACCGAGGCAAGACGGAGGGCGAGTCCAGGGAGGCCCGGAAGGCGCTGGAGGTGGGCGAGTCGAACTCTGAGGACGAGGCCTCCTACAAGTCCGAG TCCGCTGCGTCCAGCCCGTccaactccagctccagctctgactccagctccGACTCGGATTTCGAGCCGTCTCAGAACCACAGCCAAG GCCCCCTCCGCTCCATGGTGGAGGACTTGCAGTCAGAGGAGTCGGACGAAGACGACTCGTCATCAGGAGAGGAGGCCACTGTCAAGACCAACCCTGGGCGGGACTCGAG GTTGAGCTTCAGCGACAGCGAGAGCGACAACAGTGCCGACTCGTGCCTGCCTGGCCGCGAGCCCCCGCCCCCCCAGAAGCCCCCGCCCGCTAACAGCAAG GCACCAGGCCGACGGAGCCCAGAGCCCTGCAGCAAGCCGGAAAAGATCCTCAAGAAAGGCGGCTATGACAAG gcCTACACCGACGAGCTGGTCGAGCTGCACAGGCGGCTGATGGCGCTGCGGGAACGCAATGTGCTGCAGCAG ATCGTGAACCTGATCGAGGAGACGGGCCACTTCAACGTCACCAACACCACCTTCGACTTCGACCTCTTCTCCCTGGACGAGAGCACAGTGCGCAAGCTGCAGAGCTACCTGGAGGCCGTGGCCACATGA
- the LOC101527256 gene encoding long-chain-fatty-acid--CoA ligase ACSBG2-like, with product MARPSSHDTAHSEETEGGGFDYWTTQHDGEVRLRQDRNLRESEAPLTVHDLVMGTAVKYSHYVALGSKHRSGWHLLTYIEYYEECRRAAKAFLRLGLERFHSVGIMGLNSQEWVIASIGAIMAGGFSVGLLSTNSPRVCRLIAQKSKMDIFVVDSDRQLQKVTQIRGSLKHLKAIVQYQEEIRREQRGLYSWQRFLELAKAVSDAQLDQVIDSQKPNQCCTLVHRPGAAGRPKLAMLSHDNITWTTAATVQSLCFRRPPEGQEVLLCYLPLSCFRAQLFHVWVAVAVAGALYFAQPEEALRGSLVDLLREVQPTSFYGVPWVWEQLLDALKARQLDASAFRQKVDAWARSVGLRDNRRPGFRQVHPSLCFRLAKLLTFDSARRFLGLGSCRQFLSSGLRLPRLTFNFFLSLNIPILELYGLAEASGVHSLCTQNNFQLQSCGKAIPGAHTKVVDEDAQGEGRVCVWGRNVFMGYLDDKESTQQWMDAQGWLRTDDLGFLDMNNFLSVTGNIKDVIKLQSGESINPHPIEDRVKLGLPIARHVVVVGQGAPFLCALLTLKCQINPETGEPRHMLTSEAVAFCRKLHSQSTRLLDIVYGHDPAVLEAVSLAIEAANASAPSNGARIVKWCILDKDFSVAGGELGATLKLRRAVVAKMYQVEMRRFYEDHQEG from the exons atggccaggcccagcagccacGATACTGCCCATAGTGAGGAGACGGAGGGCGGAG GCTTCGACTACTGGACCACGCAGCATGACGGCGAGGTCAGGCTGCGACAGGACAGGAACCTGCGTGAGAGTGAGGCCCCCCTCACCGTGCACGACCTGGTCATGGGCACGGCCGTCAAGTACTCCCACTATGTCGCACTGGGCTCCAAGCACAGGAGTGGTTGGCACCTGCTCACCTACATTGAGTACTACGAGGAGTGCCGACGTGCAGCCAAGGCCTTCCTCAGG ctgggCCTCGAGCGCTTCCACAGCGTGGGGATCATGGGACTGAACTCGCAAGAGTGGGTCATCGCTAGCATTGGTGCCATCATGGCAGG GGGCTTCTCCGTGGGCCTCTTGTCCACCAACTCGCCCAGAGTCTGCCGGCTCATCGCCCAGAAGTCCAAGATGGACATTTTCGTGGTGGACAGCGACAGACAACTGCAGAAGGTGACCCAG ATCCGGGGCTCCCTGAAGCACCTCAAGGCCATCGTCCAGTACCAGGAAGAGATCCGGAGAGAGCAGCGTGGCCTGTACTCG TGGCAGCGGTTCCTGGAGCTGGCCAAGGCCGTGTCGGACGCCCAGCTGGACCAGGTCATTGACTCGCAGAAGCCTAACCAGTGCTGCACGCTGGTCCACCGCCCGGGGGCCGCGGGGCGCCCCAAGCTGGCCATGCTGAGCCACGACAAC ATCACCTGGACCACGGCGGCCACCGTGCAGAGCCTCTGCTTCCGGCGTCCCCCCGAGGGCCAGGAGGTGCTGCTCTGCTACCTGCCGCTCAGCTGCTTCCGGGCGCAGCTCTTCCACGTCTGGGTGGCCGTCGCCGTGGCCGGCGCGCTCTACTTCGCGCAGCCGGAGGAGGCGCTGAGG GGCTCGCTGGTGGACCTGCTGCGGGAGGTGCAGCCCACCTCCTTCTACGGCGTcccctgggtctgggagcagctgTTGGACGCGCTCAAGGCCCGGCAGCTGGACGCCAGCGCCTTCCGGCAGAAGGTCGACGCGTGGGCCAGGAGTGTGGGGCTGCGGGACAACCGGAGGCCGGGCTTCAG GCAGGTGCACCCCTCGCTGTGCTTCCGCCTGGCCAAGCTGCTGACCTTCGACAGCGCCAGGCGCTTCCTGGGCCTGGGCAGCTGCCGCCAGTTCCTGAGCTCGGGCCTGCGGCTGCCTCGGCTCACCTTCAACTTCTTCCTGAGCCTCAACATCCCCATCCTGGAGCTGTATGGCCTGGCCGAAGCCTCAGGTGTCCACTCCCTCTGCACCCAGAACAACTTCCAGCTGCAGAG CTGTGGGAAGGCCATCCCAGGCGCCCACACCAAGGTGGTGGACGAGGACGCGCAGGGCGAGGGCCGCGTCTGCGTCTGGGGCCGCAACGTGTTCATGGGGTACCTGGACGACAAGGAGTCCACCCAGCAGTGGATGGACGCGCAAGGCTGGCTGCGCACAGACGACCTGGGCTTCCTGGACATGAACAACTTCCTCTCCGTCACGGGCAACATCAAGg ATGTTATCAAGCTGCAGTCGGGCGAGTCCATCAACCCGCACCCCATCGAGGACCGCGTGAAGCTGGGGCTCCCCATCGCGCGccatgtggtggtggtgggccaGGGCGCCCCCTTCCTGTGTGCGCTGCTCACGCTGAAG TGCCAGATCAACCCCGAGACGGGAGAACCCcgccacatgctcaccagcgagGCCGTGGCCTTCTGCCGCAAGCTGCACAGTCAGTCCACTCGGCTCCTGGACATCGTTTACGGCCATGACCCCGCTGTCCTGGAGGCCGTGAGCCTGGCCATCGAGGCCGCCAACGCCAGCGCACCCTCGAACGGCGCCAGGATCGTCAAGTGGTGCATCCTGGACAAGGATTTCTCAGTGGCCGGGGGAGAGCTTG GGGCCACCCTGAAGCTGAGGAGGGCGGTAGTGGCCAAGATGTACCAGGTGGAGATGAGACGATTCTACGAGGACCACCAGGAGGGCTAG